Proteins from a single region of Palaemon carinicauda isolate YSFRI2023 chromosome 32, ASM3689809v2, whole genome shotgun sequence:
- the LOC137625328 gene encoding facilitated trehalose transporter Tret1-2 homolog has protein sequence MASDGGKMYIVYQALASISVGLSGFVASLTMGYTSPALPSMQKDPTFDVTEEDGSWIGAVMPASALIGSLVAGPLLDRLGRRASLILSTYPFMLSWALIASSTTVRGVIIGRMIGGACVGAQAVASSVFMPEIVQLKLRNIMIFFPTILGTLGILISYAVGQFLSWRELAWLGCASCVPQLLFLWPIPETPYFLTRTGKRDSSLRALGKLRETPQEIEKEQRELDESCTVSKKGSSTSMADLLQPPNLWPVAVGSALMLAQQTTGINAVIFYSSTIFEAGGDSLDPNTASTLLGLVNFLGVFVSMYFCATSKRRYTLALSTYALLICLSIISAFFWLQESAPAMSKSLSFVPVVALLAYIFGFSLGWGPVPWIFLSEGIPSNIRGLAVSVIVAINWGSASLVTKTFQWSISILGIHYTFFIYAVITGISGALIHRSMPETFGLSTAEMDNLYIQASKPKEE, from the exons ATGGCGTCAGACGGTGGAAAAATGTATATCGTTTACCAG GCGCTGGCATCCATCAGCGTAGGACTGAGCGGTTTTGTGGCATCCTTAACCATGGGCTACACATCTCCTGCCCTGCCCTCCATGCAGAAGGATCCTACATTCGACGTCACGGAGGAAGAT gggtcgTGGATCGGAGCGGTAATGCCGGCTAGCGCGCTTATAGGCAGTCTGGTAGCCGGGCCTTTGCTAGACCGACTCGGACGCCGGGCTTCGCTTATCTTATCAACGTACCCATTTATGTTAT CGTGGGCGCTGATAGCATCTTCAACCACAGTTCGAGGAGTTATAATTGGGCGTATGATAGGAGGCGCGTGTGTGGGCGCGCAAGCAGTCGCTAGCTCGGTCTTCATGCCAGAAATCGTTCAATTGAAATTGAGGAACATAATGATTTTCTTTCCTACGATATTGGGAACTTTGG GAATTTTGATCAGCTACGCCGTGGGACAGTTTTTATCTTGGCGGGAACTGGCCTGGCTTGGATGCGCCTCCTGCGTACCCCAGCTGTTGTTTCTGTGGCCTATACCAGAAACACCTTATTTCCTAACCCGCACAG GTAAGAGAGACTCATCACTAAGAGCCTTGGGGAAACTTCGAGAAACACCACAAGAAATAGAGAAGGAACAACGCGAACTCGACGAGAGTTGCACCGTCAGCAAAAAAGGATCATCTACAAGTATGGCAGATCTCTTGCAGCCTCCTAACTTGTGGCCTGTTGCTGTTGGCTCAGCCCTCATGCTTGCTCAACAGACTACGGGAATCAATGCTGTTATTTTCTACTCTTCCACTATTTTCGAAGCTGGCGGGGACAGTCTAGACCCAAACACGGCCTCCACGTTACTAGGCCTGGTCAACTTCCTGGGCGTATTTGTGAGCATGTACTTCTGCGCCACCTCTAAGAGGAGGTACACCCTTGCGCTGTCAACATATGCTCTGCTTATCTGCTTGTCTATCATATCTGCCTTCTTCTGGCTGCAAGAATCAGCCCCAGCCATGAGCAAGAGCCTTTCGTTCGTTCCCGTCGTGGCGCTATTGGCCTACATCTTCGGCTTCTCCCTCGGTTGGGGGCCTGTTCCCTGGATATTCCTCAGCGAAGGAATACCGAGCAACATCAGAGGTTTAGCTGTATCAGTTATAGTAGCCATCAACTGGGGCTCAGCCTCCTTAGTGACCAAGACATTCCAGTGGAGTATATCCATCCTTGGCATTCACTACACGTTCTTCATTTACGCCGTGATCACAGGTATTTCAGGCGCTCTCATCCACAGGTCTATGCCAGAAACCTTTGGCCTATCAACTGCTGAAATGGACAATTTATACATTCAAGCCTCAAAGCCCAAAGAAGAATAA
- the LOC137625536 gene encoding probable glutamate receptor, with protein sequence MALSGKHLRVAAGVWNPWVMMEYDQNGRLVNSSGIFIEFMDIFARKLNFTYTLVEAADGEWGRILPNGSTTGMIGLCHRNEVDMALGPFSITYLRSLIIDYSVPVYIDNSGIFLPRPTRERDLASFAKPFAWKVWIALFLTILGSMVLGVAMEWFIRQWGTMKFEHNTQLFRGKTWPLLTFKPDWLIRLLLLEAVEIPPMIVTGRLFLGTWMLVALILSSAYQGVLTSLLAVPKVEIPVDSIQDLVDYGKIPWANEYGTSLHQFFGDAKSGILKEINDKAFLVTACYDERHRMKVEKFAIFCDFFSMEKIISDDYGETGQCNYYIAKESIWASSFAFAFPKNSSIIPHFNKQVTMMKEGGIISRYRQEFTSNATACMVKPGKEGGYSTLVLSLSDFGGIFLLFLGEKNSIFHEKELGVCRNTQVEE encoded by the exons ATGGCGTTGTCTGGTAAGCATCTCCGCGTTGCTGCGGGCGTCTGGAATCCATGGGTAATGATGGAGTACGACCAAAATGGCCGCTTGGTGAATTCATCCGGGATTTTCATCGAGTTTATGGATATTTTCGCCAGAAAACTTAACTTTAC ATACACTCTAGTCGAAGCGGCCGACGGCGAGTGGGGTCGAATCTTACCCAACGGGTCGACTACCGGAATGATAGGCCTGTGTCACAGAAAC GAAGTTGACATGGCTCTCGGCCCCTTCAGCATAACTTATTTAAGGAGCCTGATAATCGACTATTCCGTTCCTGTTTATATCGACAACAGCGGCATATTCCTTCCTCGGCCTACACGCGAAAGAGACCTCGCCAGTTTTGCTAAGCCCTTTGCTTGGAAG GTATGGATAGCCTTGTTCTTGACGATCCTTGGGAGCATGGTACTAGGAGTCGCCATGGAGTGGTTCATTCGACAATGGGGGACTATGAAGTTCGAGCACAATACCCAGCTGTTCCGAGGGAAGACATGGCCTCTCTTGACCTTTAAACCCGATTGGCTGATAAGGTTACTTCTACTTGAAG CTGTAGAAATTCCACCCATGATTGTGACTGGACGTCTGTTTCTCGGAACGTGGATGTTGGTCGCCCTGATTCTAAGCTCAGCTTACCAAGGTGTCTTGACCTCTCTTCTCGCTGTGCCGAAGGTCGAAATCCCCGTAGATTCCATTCAGGACTTAGTCGACTATGGCAAGATCCCCTGGGCTAATGAATACGGAACTTCTCTTCATCAGTTTTTTGGA GATGCTAAATCGGGGATTTTAAAGGAGATCAACGACAAGGCCTTCCTCGTCACAGCTTGTTACGACGAACGCCATCGAATGAAGGTCGAGaagtttgccatattttgcgatttctTCTCCATGGAGAAG atCATAAGTGACGACTACGGCGAAACTGGCCAATGCAACTACTACATTGCGAAAGAGTCTATTTGGGCATCAAGTTTTGCCTTTGCTTTCCCCAAAAATAGTTCAATTATACCACACTTCAATAAACA AGTTACAATGATGAAGGAAGGAGGTATAATAAGCAGATACAGGCAAGAATTCACCTCGAATGCCACAGCGTGTATGGTGAAGCCCGGAAAAGAAGGCGGGTATTCTACGCTAGTCTTGTCGCTGAGCGACTTTGGTGGCATCTTTCTGCTGTTTCTGGGAG AGAAAAACTCTATTTTTCATGAGAAAGAATTGGGTGTATGCAGGAATACGCAAGTGGAAGAGTGA